The genomic stretch GAACCATGATCAAATTAGTTATACAGGAGGGAGAAGATAAAAGTCATGTGGAAGGTTATGCTGGTTGATGATAGTTATCCCGTACTTGAATTCTTATCACAACTCATTCCTTGGGATTCATTGGATATGCATGTGATAGGCCAACATCAAAACGGCTTGGAAGCGCTGGAGCATTGCAAGCTCGATATGCCTCATCTTCTGATTACGGATATAGGGATGCCAGTGATGAACGGTTTGGATCTGATCAAGGCTGTTAAAGAAATCGATCACCGAGTGCGGGTTATTATTTTGTCATGTCAAGATGATTTTCAATATGCCCAACAAGCCATCAAGCTAAGCGTAGATGAATACGTGTTGAAAGAAACGATGGAGCCTGAAACGATGATCGAGCTGATGGAAAACGTACACTTGCAAATGAAACAAGAAAACAAGGAACGGTCGAGTCAAGAGCAGCTGCAGATCTTGATGGACCGAAATCATTCATCATTAAAGGCAAGCTTTATTCGTTCGACTGTATCAAATCCTCTAGTCGATCCTAAACGATGGCTTGCTGAAGCGCAGGGGTTTGGAATTGATCTGGAAAAGCAGAGCTATTTGCCTGTCCTTTGTTACGCTAATCATTTCCGAGAAATGAAACAACGCTTTCAAACGAAAGAGCTATTTACTTATGTTCTTGAAAGCGGTTTATATGAATTAGTTGATGCAAGGGTGCGCGGAGTGACCTTTCAATATTCAGTCAATGAAATCATTTTGCTAGTTCCTCTGCAAGGAAATTTTGGGGGTAAAGCCGTAGATGAGGTATTTCTTCATTTGCGCGCCATACAAGAGGAGTTTAAATCTGATTTAAAAATGAATCTGTCCTTCATGATTTCTAAACCAGCTCACTCCCCTCAAGAAATCAAATATAATGTGAAGGAATTAACGGAGAGCAAGGACTTGCGTTTTTATGCTGCGGGGAAAACGATTTATCATTGGTCTGCGTTTCGAGACTCTAATGATGATATCTATAAAAATTATTCAAAAGCATTGGATGAATTCAAACAACTCATTGCAGAATGCGAGACTGATCGGGTGAAGGAGATACTACACGACTGGGAGCAATGGATCAGATCGCACTATTTTAAAGTGGAGGAAGTTCGGGGCTGGGTGATTAAGCTTTTGTCCGATATCGACCTGAAGTATCGTTCGCAGCAGCAGTTTCAATATGTTTATTCTACAGAAGCGCTTCATAACACTCTCCTCGAGCTAGAATCGTTGGAAGAGTTGTTTATATTTGTGCAGCATTTTATTATGGAAAAAATCGATTACGTCGCCAAAACACAACACGAAAGTCAAAGAAAAGAAGTCATTGAAGCTAAACGTTATGTGAGAACACATTTGTCACAGAAGATTACGATGGATGAGGTTGCCCGCATGCTTCATCTTAACGGAAGCCACTTCAGCCGGATTTTCAAGATGGAAACAGGAGAGACCTTTATCGAATTTGTCACGCGGGCCAAGATGGAGCAGGCACAGGAGTATTTGATACAATCCGAAAAAAGTGTAGAACAGATTGCCGAAATGGTGGGCTATGAGAATACAAGCTATTTCATCAAATTGTTTAAATTATCGTCGGGAATGTCTCCGGTTGAATATCGAAGGCTGAAGTAATTAATGAAGTGGGGACCACTTCATTATCCAGCACGAATCTAAGCTTCGTGCTTCGACTTCTTGTACTGTTCCGGCGTAACGCCGGTCTGCTTCTTGAATACACGGCTAAAATGGGCGAGATGCTTGAATCCGACCCTATAGCAAACATCTGTGACGGTCAGCTTTTTTTGCAGAAGGAACAAAATTTTCGCTTGATTGATACGACGCCTGTACAGAAAATCGAATATGGTAATACCGGTTACTTCTTTAAACAATTTGGATAAATAAAATTTACTCATATGCAGGTGTTCTTGAAGCTGCTCTAAGTGGATGTCCTCCATATAGTTGTTCTCGAGAAACGAAATGATGCTTTGCACCGTCATCGCCTTTTGTGATGGAAGCTCTCCACGATCTTTAAGCGGTTTTTGGCAGTATTCGTAAATGAGATGCAGCAGATCGACAAAGGCCAGACGGAACCGGCTATAGCCGATAGGATCTTTCTGAGCTAATCGTTCGTGCATGCGCAGCAGTATTTCTTCGAATTCTTTTTTCTCTTGGCCCAGTAAGCGAATCCGGTAATTATTCAATTCCTGAAACGGCTGCAAAATATTTAATGAGTAGAGCGGTTCCATGAATCCCTGCAGCTCCGCAGGTTCAAAATGAATGATCGAGCGAACATACTCGACTTCGGGGTCGATATTCGCGCAATGCAGCGTCATACCGTTCAATAGGATAAGATCGCCCGGTACCAGCTCGTAAATTTTATCGCCAATTAAATAATTGCACTTTCCGCTATGAAAATAATAGACTTCGTAGAAATTATGAGAGTGAAAAACGGAATTGATTGCTCTGTTGTTGATATAACTGAAACGGATCTTTTCTGGGTAAGGTGCAACAGATTTCATACAAAAAATTCCTTTCCTTTAACATTCACGATGGGGAAGGCAAGTACTTCGCTAATATGCTCCGCACCGAGATAGCCATAATAAAGTCGCCGTTTGGCCGCGACTGGCTTACGGTGCGGAGCTCCCATTACTAGCTTAAGCCTTTGCGCCGAGCTCTATCAAATTATTAAAGCTGATTGCCAAGCTTTCAAAAGGATCGCGTCCGTAACAATTGTCTTGTTCAACGGGGGCCCATTCTATTCCAACACGTTCACAGGCCTCTAATATTGAAGGATAATTCATGTTTCCTTCTCCGACCTCGGCAAAGCGGCGCTCTCTGTCACTAGTTACTGCAAAATCCTTTAAGTGTACGAGTGTCATGCGCCCTTTAAGCTTGTGAAGCCATTCTATCGGATCCGCTCCGCCCGCTTGAACCCAAAATAGGTCGATTAGGAAGTCTACAGCTTCCTTATCCGTCTCCTCCATAAGGATGTCCATTCCGGTTTTTCCATCAAATTTTGCAAACTCGAACTCATGGTTATGGTAAAAAAAACGCAGTCCTGCCTGGTTTAGCTTTTTTCCAATTTCCGTCGCTTCTTTGGCAAAAGCGGAATAGCCTTCCTTGCTGCTGCGGTATTCTAGCGGCATAGCACCTAATCCTACATATTTGCAGTCCCAAATCTTATGCTTTTCAATGACAGCATCCAGATTGCCAGTTAAGTCTGCGAATGGAATATGAGTCGCACAGATTGTCAACTGCTCCCGATCCGCAATTTCTTTCAATTCCTTATCGCCAATAGGGCCCAGACCAGAAGCTTGAATGGCATGATATCCAATTTGTTTAACTTTTTTTAGACTGCTTGCAATATCCTCGGGGGTTTTCAAAAAATCTCTAAGTGTGTAAAGCTGTGCTGCTATTCTCATTTTTTCACCCGTTTCAAGTTTTTTTAAGATGATATTGTACTATCTTGCTGCTTAATGTGAACCAACCACGTCAAGCGTTTGATTATTACCGGTTTTTTTGGCTTTTGAAGATTGTTGGATTTTTTCCTGCAGCAGCTCATAAAACAAATCTTCATCGATAGGTGTATCCACCCAATTGTCAGTCCAGGTCGAAAGCAGCATGGCATTGGAGAGAGTCAGGCCATTGATGCCTTCTTCACCGGGAGCAAGCAGCGGTGTTCCTTTCACAATGGCATTTACCCAGTTCTGTGTAAGCTCTTTGTGGCCATGGGGTTTATTTTCAATCGGAATATCACATTTCCAGCATTCCGGCTGTCCAAAACCTCCCGTAAACGTTCGGTTAAATTCAGCTTCCGACTCACGTAAGCGCCAAAACGTCAGTTGATCGTTTTCGACCACGATTTTACCGCGGTCTCCCGTCACTTCAAAACGATTGGTTCCCGGAGCCTCGCCAGTTGTCGTTACGAACACGCCAGTGGCTCCATTCTCGTACTCTACAAATGCGGTGACATCGTCTTCCACTTCAATGTCACGGTTTTTACCGAAATAGCAGAATGCCCGGATGCGTTTAGGCTTAAGCCCTGTTGTCCACTGCCAAAGGTCGAGCTGATGCGGATCCTGGTTGATGAGTACCCCGCCGCCTTCTCCTTCCCATGTCGCGCGCCAGTCACCCGAATCGTAATAGCTTTGTGAGCGGTACCAGTTCGTGATGATCCAGTTTGTCCGGCGTACTTCTCCAAGCTCTCCAGACGAAATCAAGTCCTTCAGCTTGGCATAAAGCGGATTAGTGCGCTGATTATACATAATGCTGAACACTTTGCTAGACTTGGCTGCAACTTCGTTCATCCTCCGAACTTCCTTCGTATAGACCCCAGCAGGCTTTTCAATCATGACATGCAGATCTTTCTCTAAAGCCTTAATTGCGAGTGACGGGTGACTGTAGTGTGGGGTAGCGATAAGTACTCCGTCAAAGCTGCCGCTGCTTAAAAATACATCTATGTCGTTGAACAAAAGAACCTTATCGCCCCATTGCTGCTTAGCCCACTTCAAACGTTCGGGAGCGTTATCGCATATAGCTGTAAGCTCTGCATTCTGCACTTCATTTTGAATCAAATACGTGGCGTGTTTCACACCCATATTCCCAAGACCGATGATGCCAATACGTAATTTAGTGATGATCCTTCATCCTTTCAACTTATGGAAATAGTAACGTTTTCAATAGGTTAATCGTAACATGAATCGCTGCGTATCCTATTCACTGACGTTGATCAAATTCGCTCAGAATTTGATTCTCGTTGTTTAACGGGAAACGAGTGGAGTGCTTATTATTGAATGTCCAATATTTTCTTGTTATAATTGAAAATAATTATCATTATCATTGAAATTATACTAATTTAGGGAGTGATCGTCACGGAATCTAAAGCGATACAAGCCAAACGAAATTCGGCGCCGAAGGCCGATAAAATCAAACCGCCTTCCCCCATATCCCGCTTAAAACCTTTCCTGCTCAAGCGGAAAGCGGTGCTGGCCGGCTCGATTGCGACGGGCGTTGTTGCTACCCTGATGGGTCTTATTCCTTACTGGGTCATCTATCGGATCTGCATGGGGCTGACGAACGGCAGCTTGCTCGGCGATCTAGCGCAATTGCTCGCGCTTGCTGGGACGGCTTTGTTTGCGATTGCGCTCAAAGGGCTGCTGACGGCGTTGTCGACAAATTGGACGCATCGCGTCGCCTACGACGTGGTGTATGAGGTCCGCATGGCCTTGGCGGATAAGCTGGCCAAGCTGCCGCTCGGCTACTTCGATCGGACGGACAGCGGTAAGATCAAGCACACGTTGAATGAAGACGTGGAGCAATTGGAGGAAGGCCTTGCCCATCTGCTGCCGGACATTACGGCAAGCACGGCCTTGCCGATACTCTCCTTTGCCATCATGTTTGCGATGGATTGGCGGATGGGGCTGGCCGTGCTCGCTTTCATCGGTGTAACGGTGGGCGGTTACTCACTGGTGATGACCTATTTGAAACCGCTGCAAGCCGGATACGGCAAGGCTGGGGCGGCGGTCAGCAGCGCTATTCTTACTTATGTATATGGAATGAAGGTCATTCGCGCCTTCTCCCGCACCGAGTTGGCATTCGAGAGCTATGCGAAAGCGGTACGTGAATTTTCGGAGACCTCTTCCCGAATCGAAAGCAAGGGGATGCCGGCCAAAACGATTGCAGTGCTGCTCTCGCGGACGACGCTGCTGATTGTTGTTCCTTCAGGAATATGGTTGATCGCGCAGGAGCAGCTTACGGTTCCTGTACTTATCTTTTTTATCCTCATGTCTTTAGGCGTGGGGACGGCTTTATTCAAAATGCTCCGTTCGAGCGGCATGACGGCCTTTCGTTTGGCTGCATCGCTCAAAAATGTTAGCAAGATGCTGGAGGAACCGGAAATGGCGTCGGCCGATCGGCCGCAGACACCAAAGGATGCGACCATCCGGTTTCAGGATGTGACCTTTGCGTACAACAAGAAAGCGGTGCTTAGCGATGTATCGTTGGAAATTCCCGCGGGAACTATGACAGCGCTGGTGGGTCCATCCGGAGCGGGGAAAACGACGATAGCCCGCTTGCTGCCCCGTTTCTGGGATACGGACGGCGGCAGCGTGACCATTGGCGGCGTTGATGTGCGAGAGATGAGCGAAGAGCAGTTGATGTCGCTCGTATCGTTTGTGTTTCAGGGCGCTTACTTGTTCCAGGGAACCATCATGGATAATATCCGGCTCGGCAAGCCTGCCGCTACGGACGAGGAGGTCATGGCTGCGGCCCAGCGGGCTGGCTGTCATGCGTTCATCGAACAATTGCCGCGAGGCTATCATACCGCTGTCGGTGAAGGCGGCATGGCGCTCAGCGGCGGCCAGCGGCAGCGGATCAGTCTCATTCGCGCCATACTGAAAGATGCGCCAATTATCGTGCTGGACGAGGCGACAGCGCTTGTTGATCCGGAGAACGAAGCCCGCATTCAGGATGCGCTGGCAGGGCTGCTTCATCCTGCCGACGGCGAACCCAAGACGATTCTTGCGATCGCCCATCGGCTTGGCACCGTGGTGCATGCCGACCAAATTGCCGTCATTGACGAGGGGAGTGTCTCGGCTGTCGGGACACACGGGGAACTGCTGAAGAGCAGCGAACTGTATCGCCGCCTTTGGGAGGCATATGAGGCTGGGACAGAGGATTTAGAAGAAGATCAGCCTGCTCCAGGCGCAGTGGTTGAAACAGCGATGTCCGCCTCGGATTCGCCGTTGCGGGCCGAGGCGGGTGCTGAGACGGCTGCGGATTCGCAGCCATTCGGCGTCAAGCAGGGCGGAAGCAAACCGGCGTCAGACGATCCTCACTGGCATTTGAGTGAGATGTCTGAGCTTCGGCAATCGCTGCTGCTGGCAGGCGAGAAGGGTAATCAGCTGCGAGGTGCGCTCGTTTTTTCCTTTTTTGAGAACGTGTTTACTGCGCTTGGATCGATTGCAGTGGTCGCCGTCTTGTATTATTTACTTGCCGGTCAACTCGACGAGGCGTGGCGCGCGGTGGGTTGGATGGCGTTGATGTTTGTCGGTCAAGCGCTGTTTTATTTCCTGACGAATAAATGGTCTTTTCCATTGTTCGGCCATTTTCTGACGCATATTCGTCTGTATTTGGGTGACCGGCTGCGCAAGGTGCCTTATGGCTTTTTCCTGCAAAAGGATGCTTCGGTCCTGGAATCGCGGGTGAAAACCGACGCAGGCAGCTACATCTATGTGCCTTCCATCGTCATCGGCTTGATTAAGGCTTGCGTCATTCCGCCGCTGATTCTAATTGCGATGTTGTGGATTGATTGGCGGCTTGCATTGGTTTCGTTGGCAGGGGTGCCGCTCAGCGTTGTCTCGGCATGGCTTGCGGAACGGAAGCTGAAGGGAATTATGCAGAAGCTGTCGCTTGCACGACAGGCAGCCAACAGCCGAATTTTGGAGTATATTCGCGGCATAGCTGTCATCCGTTCCTTCGGACTGGCCGGTAGCCGGATGCAAAGCTATGAGGAAACGATTCGAAAATACAGAGATGCCAGTATTGCGATTAATCGGGGGCTGACTCCGTATACGGCCGTATACAATATTTCGTTCGAGCTGGGCTTGGCGCTGGTCTTGATCGTCGGCGGGGTGTTCGCGGGGCAAGGTACGCTTGAACCGGCCAGCTTCATGGTGTTCCTTGTATTGGCCATTTGCTTCTATGAGCCTTTGCCGCTGATGGATTATGCCCTGTTTAAGCGCATGTTCGCGACGACGGTGCACCATATGAACGATATTATCCAGGTCGAGGATATGCCGCTTCTGTCGTCGGAACGCCGGCCGATGCAAGGCTCCCAGATTGCGTTCCGCGACGTGACCTTCGGCTACGGAGATAAGCCGGTGCTGAGCGGCCTGAATCTGGTCATCCCGGAGAAGGGGACGACGGCGCTTGTCGGGCCTTCGGGCGGGGGCAAGACGACGCTGCTGCATTTGATTGCACGCTTCTGGGATGTGCAGCAGGGCGCAGTGACGATCGGCGGCGCGGATGTACGCGGCATGAATTCCGATGAATTGATGCAGCAACTGGCTTTTGTGTTCCAGGACGTGTATCTGTTCAACGACACGGTGGCGAACAATATTCGATACGGCAATCCGGACGCCAGTATGGAGCAGGTGGAGGATGCGGCCCGCAAAGCCCGCTGTCACGATTTTATTATAAAGCTGCAGGACGGCTATGATACGGTGGTGGGTGAAGGTGGTGGGCTGCTGTCTGGCGGTCAGCGCCAGCGCATCTCGATTGCACGGGCAATACTCAAGGACGCGCCGATTATTTTGCTGGATGAAGCGACATCCAGCGTCGATCCGGACAACGAACGGTACATTCAGGAGGCGTTCGCGGAGCTGGCCCGCGACAAAACAGTCGTCATTATCGCCCATCGGCTGCATACCGTTCGTCGTGCCGACCATATCGTCGTGATCGACGACGGCAGGGCGGTGCAGTCGGGCACGCATAAGGAACTGCTCGCGAGCGGCGGCATTTACCGCCGTTTCTGGGAAGAGCGTCGCAGAGCCCAAGGATGGGCGCTGCGCAGAACGCCTGAAGAAGTTAAAGCTTAGTCATTGCAAATCCGGCCGGGATTGCCGCTTTTTGGCGGTCCCGGCCGGAGGTCTGTCAGGGTCGCCCCATCCCCCATGAGTTCCTTCGTTTCTAAACCTCCAAGAATTTTCTGTGTGCCTTCCGAACTTTCCAGAATCATGATAAAATCAAGTGAATTTTCCATTGCCAGATCGATTGCAGCTTTGTGAAGTTCAAATCTGTAATTGATGTCATACGTTTTGTACGGCCCCGTTTTGCTTGAAATATAAGAAGGTATAAGGAGACAAGCTTGATGATTCGTGTAATGCTCATAGATGATGAAGAGGATGCGCTCGATTTATTGGAAATATTGCTTAGGCAAATTGGACATGTAAAGGTCGTCGGAAGATATGTCAATCCGATTCAAGCGCTTGAAGCTTTGAGCCAATTTCCCATTGATGGGGTTGACGCTGTGTTTCTCGATAACCAGATGCCTGGCATGCGGGGGACGGAAGTGGCGAGAACAATCAGGAAAACGCGCCCCCAAATGCCCATTGTATTTACAACGGCATATGCAGAGTATGCAGTCGAAGCATTTGAGATTCAATCGACTGATTATTTGTTGAAGCCATTTACGATAAAGCGATTGCAAAAAGCGGTTGCTCTTATAAAACCACATGTATCTGAAGCTGCTGTTCAGGCCCGTCCGAAGGACGGCACATTCCCTCATATCCAATTTTTTGGAGGCTTCCACATTCAGTTATCGGATAATAAGGAAAAAAGGCTTGCATGGAAAACGAAGAAGGAAAAGGAGCTTTGCGCATTTCTGCTCCATTATGAAGGACGGCCTGTGAATACGGCTTCAATTATTGAAGCGTTATGGCCGGAGTATGATCTGAACAAAGCGAAAACCTATTTGTACACATGCATGTCTTATTTAAGAAAGAGCTTGACCGATAACAACATCCCGATCAGCATACAGAAGGCTGACCAAGGCTTTGTCTCTGAATTGAATGGCATAACGTCCGATGTGATGGAATTCGAGACGCTGCTGAACAGTATGATATCCGATGAGAGATATGATGAACGAATGTATGACAAGATGAACGCCATGTATAAGGGACCTTACATGGAGGCTTGCGATTTCAAATGGGCGGATGTCAGACAGATGAAAATAAACGCCTCGTATATTCGCGCGCTTCGCAAATGGCATGAATATTTTTATAAGAATGCCAATACGGCGCTTGCGCTCGACAGCATGCAGCGGCTTCTGTCAATTGAGCCTGATTCAGAGGCGGACGGGCGCAAGCTGATTAAGCTGCATCTGGAGATGGGCAATCGCAATGAGGCGCTGCATGTATACTTGCAATTGGAACAAGCTGTGCGTGTTCAACTGGGCGCCGCGCTGGAGGAAGCGACGCTTCTTCTGTATCGGCAAGCTATTAATCAATAAGAGTAGGAGAATACGAGGAAACCTATGAAAAAAAGTATGGTTGCGGCAATTGTAACGTTGCTTCTATTAATTACAGTCTACGGCGCTCTCTTGTTTTACGCCTCCTTACTTGACAAGCCGAGACCTTCGGCGGTGAGGGGTGCTTTGGATTTAAGCTCATGGAGCTTTGAGCAGGATGGAATCATTCAACTGGATGGGGAGTGGGAGCTGTACCCTGACAAGCTTCTATCGCATCGGGATTTCCATTCCTCATCGGCGCAAGAGAGCTTGAAGCCGGCGATAATTCAAGTGCCAGGGTCGTGGTCGAGCGTGATGGATATCAAGGGGATGGCGACCTATCGTTTGCGTATTCAGCTGGGCGATACGAGTGCTGTGTTCGGCTTGAAAACGGGGTCCATTTATTTATCCAATCGGCTCATTGTCAACGGTGAAATCGTCGGCTCAAGTGGGGAGCCTGCCGAGAAACGGGAGTATCGAGCATTGAACAAGCCATTTGTCAGCTATTTTACGCTGCAGCCGGGCTGGAATGAGATTATGTTTCATGTTGCCAATTACGAATTATCCGTAGATAGCGGAATCATTGAATCCATTTATTTTGGAACAGCCGATCAGATTGCCGGGATTCGAGATAAAGCGCAAGCTCATGACTGGATTACGCTAACTGCGTTTCTGATTATCGGGTTGTATTTTACAGGATTGTATTCGCAACGGAAAAAAGATCGTTCTTCGCTCGTTTTTGGCTTGATGTGTCTGTGTATCGCGGTCTTTACGAGCACAAGAGGGGAAAGGTTGTTGTTGCAGGTCGCGGGAGAGCTTCCTTTCTGGCTTTACATTCGTATTCAGATGATTTCGGCGATTGGGGGAGGGCTGGGGTTTCTGCTTTATGTGTATACCGCATTTCGTCCTTATTGCTCCAAATGGATCGTTCGCGTCGGTTTAATTATAGGAATACTGCTCGCCGCGCTGTATTTGTTCGGTGCGAGCATGGCGACAGAGCAGGTGCGTCAACTGACGACGATCTATGTGACTTTTCCGCTGATTTATGCAACCTACATATTCGTAGCGGCGGCTCTTCATAAGGTTGAGGGGAGCAAATATCTGGCTGTTGCCGCTATCGCATTGAATATATTTGCAGTTAAGCAAAATATGAACATCTATTTTGGCGTGCCGGTCTATATGATTGTTCCTTTGGAGCCGTTTCTCGTCCTGCTGATGCTGGCCCTGCTAATGTCGCTTCGCTTCTCGAATGCTTTTCACAAAATCGAAGAGCTGTCGGAGCAATTGCTGCAAACAGACAAATTAAAGGACGATTTTCTGGCTAGAACATCTCACGAGTTTAAGACGCCGCTCCACGGTGTGATGAATATATCGAAATCGATGCTCGATGATGCAACACAGCCTCTTATACCTGAGCAGCGGGAGAAGCTTGGATTGATTGTCGGTATAATGAGTAGGCTTTCCCAGCTTGTATACGACATTCTGGATTTGTCCAGGCTCAAGCAGGGCGAGCTAAGGGTGGCGCCGACACCGATCGATGTTCGTTCAGCGGTGGAGGTGCAAATGCGTATCTACTCTTATTTGAGCATAGAACGCAATATTCGACTAACAAACGCTGTCCCTGCGCACTTGCCTGCCGCATTTGCCGATGAGAGCCGCTTCAGCCAGATTATCGGCAATTTGCTGGACAATGCTGTTAAGCATACGGAGAACGGAAGTATTACAGTTATGGGGGCGGTACGTGACAACATGATTGAAATCTCAGTACAGGATACAGGAGAAGGCATCGAGCCTGATGCTATTCCGTATTTATTTGAGCCTTTCAAATCGTTTGATGCCGAGGAACGCAGCGGCTTCGGGCTTGGACTGTCCATTGCGAAACAATTGGCAGAGCTTCAACACGGTGCTTTATCAGTTGCCTCCGTACTGGGAGCCGGGTCGACGTTTACGTTTACGTTGCCAATTGCGAATGAGGCTATAGAAGCGAAGCCAGACCAACCGGACAGCCGGGTCATGCCGAGGCAAGCTGAATATTCCTTTGTCACGCCTTATGACTTGAATCGCAATGGGAAGCATACGGTGCTTATCGTCGATGATCAATTTGTTAATTTGAAAATATTGCTCGATGTATTGCAGACGCTTGATTATCACGTAATCGCCGTCAAGAGCGGGTATGAGGCGCTGGAACAAGTCGATACGCCAGGCAAAATCGATCTTGTCATTCTCGATCTCATGATGCCGGGCATGTCGGGCTATGAAGTATGTCAGGAAATTCGCAAACGTTAT from Paenibacillus sp. FSL H8-0548 encodes the following:
- a CDS encoding ATP-binding protein, with product MKKSMVAAIVTLLLLITVYGALLFYASLLDKPRPSAVRGALDLSSWSFEQDGIIQLDGEWELYPDKLLSHRDFHSSSAQESLKPAIIQVPGSWSSVMDIKGMATYRLRIQLGDTSAVFGLKTGSIYLSNRLIVNGEIVGSSGEPAEKREYRALNKPFVSYFTLQPGWNEIMFHVANYELSVDSGIIESIYFGTADQIAGIRDKAQAHDWITLTAFLIIGLYFTGLYSQRKKDRSSLVFGLMCLCIAVFTSTRGERLLLQVAGELPFWLYIRIQMISAIGGGLGFLLYVYTAFRPYCSKWIVRVGLIIGILLAALYLFGASMATEQVRQLTTIYVTFPLIYATYIFVAAALHKVEGSKYLAVAAIALNIFAVKQNMNIYFGVPVYMIVPLEPFLVLLMLALLMSLRFSNAFHKIEELSEQLLQTDKLKDDFLARTSHEFKTPLHGVMNISKSMLDDATQPLIPEQREKLGLIVGIMSRLSQLVYDILDLSRLKQGELRVAPTPIDVRSAVEVQMRIYSYLSIERNIRLTNAVPAHLPAAFADESRFSQIIGNLLDNAVKHTENGSITVMGAVRDNMIEISVQDTGEGIEPDAIPYLFEPFKSFDAEERSGFGLGLSIAKQLAELQHGALSVASVLGAGSTFTFTLPIANEAIEAKPDQPDSRVMPRQAEYSFVTPYDLNRNGKHTVLIVDDQFVNLKILLDVLQTLDYHVIAVKSGYEALEQVDTPGKIDLVILDLMMPGMSGYEVCQEIRKRYTLLELPILMVTSAIQEQDKTVAFQAGANDYLPKPFDREELKARIRGLLAMKESLAKAVHLEVAFLQSQIKPHFLYNVLNSIVASSYTDIERARNLIVDLADYLRGSFRFSNTEGRIPFQEEYNLIQTYVNIEHYRFKDRIRFEADIAEEAFDLRIPPLLLQPLVENAIRHGIGDRIEGGTVTLTVSKSDGQWLFVVSDDGIGIEPRRLQRLLEGTEIGASQGVGLLNINKRLKYEYGIALELDSEPGRGTKVTVRIQASQV